The DNA window TGGACCTCCAGAGCTGCTCTCCAACGAGAGACCAGAGTCTGAGTCCAAGTCCTCCAGAACCTGTGGGTCTATTCCCTCCAGACAGTCCATCAGCTGGGTGTCCATTGTGTCCAGGCCTTCCAAGCCCAGCTGATTGATTTGTTCAAACACAGCCTCATCCAGACAGCCACCCAGTGCCCCGTTTCCAGTTAGATTACAAACAGAAGCGAAGGGGAGAGCAGCCAGGCCCAGGGCCATCCCTGGTGACACGTCTGAGTGTGAAGAGCTGGTAGATTCCATTCTGAAGAGGATTCTTCGTTGTTGGGTGTCCGGCCTGGGCTCAGCTCTTTCAGACACTGCATTGGTTACCATGGCATCATGCAAGCTGACATCCTGGCTGATAGCGCTTGTGATGTCCGAGTCAATGTCTGACACACGTCCAGAAACAAGGGAGTCCAAGTCCTATACAATTCAtacattaaaaatgcaaatttaGTCGTAGtgctttttttatatacaaaaaaatattcatcaaacAGCACACTAAAGACAATCCCCCAAATTCAAAGAAGGTTCCTGCTTCAGAGGGTTGCAACAAAATGTTGAAGGTTTGAATCATCAGTTGAAGAAGAAATTAGTCAGCTCAAATCTTGTCAATGATATCTCTGCACTTTTGGCAATTTTATAGATATGTTAGATAAGACAACCCAATGTGTCAGAAAATTTGTCACAAATTGACCTTTCTGTATTCAGTGCTCATAAGCATTTTTACCAGTAACCAAATTATCTGCAGGattctaaaggccctgacacaccaagcagacagcgtagaactagtggcgacgaaggccgcctgtggcttCACCTCAGGACTttgccaaaaagttgcactagaacacaccgcaaagactacagacgacagccaaccaccacgtacatGTGTGAGGGGTGGCCGTAGCTCGTTGTTATGAGataagaccattttcacactgctGTCACGCACCACTcatattataggtagcctactaatcgtgtataatgtctgataaaaagttgacaATGGCACTGCCGTTGTCAACCCTGGATCTtagtggaagaagaaaagaagaggcggaggcgaaaaataatgagaaaccgcactaatgggtgaaagcatggatactacagcaggatgctcaaggggctttccagAACCTgggtcgagagctggagataaatgaaacctccgaacagccaatcagagagatccctctCAGCGACCAAAAAAATGCAGACGGGGGTTTACGGGTAGCGatggagccggacacaccgcaaaaactaaggcgacgaccgctcactgacggtccaactaggaccaaTGGGCGacaatctccttggtgtgtcagggccttcaTACTCACCAAAATAGGCCAAGTAATTAACAGgggtaaaaacacagaatgaaacaTTAGCTTAGAGTTTATGTCGCATGCCaaatgtgcagaggctataaTCCTCATCGCTTCGACCGTGGGATCCaaatccccccactctctcctcccaacatttccggtctctcttcacctgtcctatccaataaagacTAAAATGCCCCTCCCCAAAAAAATCAGTGTCTGTTTGATGCGCTTCTTCATACCGGATAGCCAAATATGACtcaaccaaaaacattttagaacATACTAGATGCATATTAAttattgtttgaaaaatataataAGCTTTTCATCCTTAGTCATACTGTATGTAATAAACATGAAGGAAAAACTTACGTCAAGGTctgtaacagacagagagagtaaaTTGCTCCAATGCTGGTCAATGTCAATGCTAGGAGGAAGATTCAGTGAAGTGATGCCTTCAAGCAGACTCTGAAAGAGGAATAAGCAATATTAAACACCACAGAAAGAGTAGCTGGTATGTTCTGCACAAGCTTTGCCTTTAATGTTgattaaatgtgtctttgtccAAGTTTTCTTTTGAGCAAtagatattttaaaacttttttttctattagaGACATACAAGCATTATTGTGCAGTAACATAATCTCACACAGCGTTGCCAAATCTTCAATATCATCAAAATGGTGCAATATGAGAAGTAAAGTCAGTGATTTCTAGGCTAAAAATAGGAACTCGTAATCTTCAATGCTGTCAATTGCCTGTTTCATAAATACTTTGTGACAGAACTACAAAAActataaaatataagaaaacgGGTAAAACTACCTTTAGAAAACAGGTACTATCTAGACAACGGTGTCAAAGCAGTATCGTACCTCATGCTCCAGCGTGGAGCTGTGAGCCAGCTGAGTGAGAGGGGCaggttcttcttcctctttaacTTTAGCATCACTCTCCTGATGAGAAAAGAAAGCCAGTTTGTTAATTGACATCCAAAGATTTTAAAAGACAATTAGATCCACAAGTATGACGACCCACATCCAGCCATTGCAGATTATTTTAACAGAAGTCTTCTGTTTCTGAAAGAGAAAAGGTCTGTTAATGAGCACTTGTATGATtcggggggtgggggtgggggggggtgtaatCAGAGATAAGCTAGACAGATAACGCTTAACTCTGACTTCTGTCATCGACGTACAAACTGTGGTTAAGGCCTTTTGcaattgatttttaaatgtgtttcatacATATATTTGTATGAAACTTGGGCTTAAGATATTCATTTACTGTAAGTTACAGTCAGACTCTAAAAGTGGGCCCAACACTGTTACATGTTGTAAGACACCACTGGTACACTGTGTACTGCTTTTGGGTCACCAGCTGTCTTTCAAAGACATATTACTGTGATATAAGAGGATGGATTCTCCCTGGTTCAAGCAGAGAAAGACTGCTGTAATCGCTTTTCCGTTACTGCCAGAggcaaactttttgacaaaCTGTATTCTACAAAAGCCCTTTTCTGCCAAAGCTTTGTCTGAGCTTGTCGACATGTACTAACGTAGCTTTTTCAGCTACAAATGGCCTTTTGAATGTAGATAGTAGTTGATCTTTAATGAAATATTACTGATGTTGTTCCTTCTTTTGACATGCTGTAATTCCATAAATGATCATACCCCACATCACAAGCCGTTGAATtataatgtctttaaaaaagagagGGTAAAGGATAAAAGATATGTCAACATGAACAAGAACCGTGAGAGGCGGCTGTGTTCGAGTATGGACCACCGCTTTTGTGTAAGCAAACAGGGTGTGGGTCTAAGCCTCACTCCTCCACCTCTCAAGGCCCACAGCTGGCGGCTGAGTCTGTAGTCAGAGGATATGGTTACACAAAACGGCGACATCAACTGCCCTCAGGACATAACATACACCGAGCAGCTGTTTCTACCCTGAGCGAGAAAAACTGGATCACTGACCGGATTGACTATAAAGGTCTGGGTGTGATTGCAGTCCTAGAGAACATAAGggaagtcacaaaaaaaaaaacaatggcagttacacaaaataagaaacaatGCATATTTTCAATCAACATTTTTGTAACAGGAAGTTAGCGCAGCCATTGTCAAATACTTACATTAACTGTGTGTAGTCACACTGGCCTCATTAGGGTCTTACTTGTAAAGTTAAATCTAGAGGGGGTTTAATGTGGCAAGCGCCATAGTAAAGAGTGACAGGTGCAGCGGACGGTTGAATACTAAATGCTGCACATTAAACTGGAGTGTCCTGTTAACTGGTTGTATGATAACCTATGTATCTAATTATCAATAAGGATGGTATTAACATATTTAGTGGTGACCATATAGAATCAAAGTGCTCTAATCTAACTCTGCAATAAGTTTATCTCTGTATTGAAATGTATGGCCCTgcaaaaaagtgaaagtgaaggCACCATTCATGTTTCCAACAGGTTATCtttctgtgttgtcttgttTCCTGGTTCAGCAGGATACATTACTGTTGTAAGTCACTGATAGGCTTGACATCCATCATTGTATAACGGGCTGGTGCTACTAGATAGCAAAGGCTAACTTTAGCTGTTCTGATAAACACTGAATTGGTTTTAACACAGTTCATCAACCAAGATTGTCTACTACTTTAGTTTACCAGCCAATcgttttttttgcacatataGCTAAATGAGTAGCAAAGTCTGTTCAACTTGAtgttacatcacacacacacacacacacacttgcctcTTTAAGAGCCCCACAGGCTCCTGCGTTACAAGGCCCTTGTCCACGTTCAGCGGTTGTTTGGCAAACATCTTGGCCTCTGTCTAGCAGGTGTTCACTGTCACGACTGGCCTCGTCCCCGGAGCTTTCTAACCCCGAGCTGGTGTCAGTGTTGTTGCTGGTTGAAGGCCCGCAGTCGGCCTTGTCAGTGGCAGACACTTGGTGCACCAGCCATGCGTTCAGCTGAGTGGGGAACCGGGGGGAGCCGAGGTTCCTTACCTCGTCTAGCAGCCGGCGACTTGCAAAGAAATAGTCCAATTCAGGACATTTCGGGTGAACACTGTATCCGTCAAGATTGTCTCTTAAACTGTGGAAGGGTGTCTGGGTGTAAGCAGAGCTAGGACCTAAGTTAATCTCTATCAGGGGCGAGTAGTAGCCGCTTAAGTAGCTGTCGATATCAACACGGACTCCAATCAAACTGAGTAAGATTGTTAACTGAATCAGACCTTCTGTGAGGTATTTTTTCGCGATTTGCATTTTCTAAATACTTTCAGAGTTGCAGATAATTGTGAAATCCTGACCCAACAGTTCCTCTTTCCCGATCGGACAAAGGGAAAAGCCTAACAAAAGAGCACGCCTTCCCCTGTCAGACAAAGAGGTCCGCCTGTACCGGCGAAAAGCGAAAGATAGCAATACTAGCTATTAGCAGTTAGCTATCAGCTTTAATTACCGCTTATCGGGAAGCTCGTGGCGCAAACATAGCAAAAGTGTTGCTCTTCATTCCCTTACGGCGCCGCAGTTATTCGTCGGTGACACCTGCTTTCAAAACGTTCCTGACGTCGCTAATTAAAcagtaaatgaaacatctgaaaaGCTAAATGCTGTCACCGGAGAGTGCTGCTACTGGGGAAACTTCGGTTCAAGATTTACATAGCGGATCCAGATTGGACCAAAGCGCTAACCACAACAGAATCTGATTGGACGACAGTCGtgtcagcttttattttgaccaaTGGGACCAATGGACAGTTTGCTAACCCTCACCGGCCCCACCCCATTTGCAACTGATTCAATATTAAAAGGTACATTAGCAGAATAAAAATCGATATCACTCCAGAAATACATATGTAATATAAGATACAAATTGATCATGTACCAGTAAGGGCAAACATTCAAAAGTGCATTAATCCTAATATATATTGTTCAGGAGTTTAGCCAGACTGCAGTTCCGGGATGTTTGTTCCACTGACCTGCATTGGGCCATGTTTTGCCTGCTGGTAAGATGCTGAATTACAGTTTGAACTTGTTTACTACTAAGCTACTAAATGTAAAAGGTGGGATCAAGGCGTCCAAAACACAACAGTGGGTATAAAAAGTAGCTTTACCTCTACCGATTCCATCGTTTAGATCAGGgatggggcaactttggtcacagcaagggccacattcatttaattctgactgccagggggccaaattgtaggatacaaaaaacgattacagtcaattatgtctcaaatttaactcaacatataccagtgatcaaatattattatggacatatttctggttttcatgatgtcatggcagattttgtcatgttttcttcatgttttgatatataaaaattgacctgagggccacattgagggttgacgagggccgcatgtggcccccgggctgccagttgcccacccctggtttaGATGCTGCTCTCATGGCATGGCTATTAGCCTAATATAGCCCAATATATTTAGATTTGAAATAACTGCTTTAGCTTTAAGGGGGACTCTGCTCAAAGAGAATGAATTCATTGTTAACTGATACATTTTGTACggtaaattaaatatgtatggtattttacattatgttacTTATATTATTTCAGCTTTATGGTTGTTCATCAGTGTACACAATTCATTAAAACTATCCAGTATTGACAGGACTCACCTTTCCTATATCATTGTCTGACAATTGAGAATGATCATGTTGTTAGTCTACTTCTACAACATGGTTAGTTTATCATTTGATGTTTCAGGGTCTTTCCTGTGCATGGATTTATAGTCCTCTTAATCTGAAACCTAATCTTTAATCGGTCCTAAAATTCTAAAAATACATAGGCCtatagctgtttgtttgcacgtATTCACATTACTCATACTGAATATgcacattgttgtttttccaaAAAATGGTGAAACAAGATGAAGGAGCCCTTGATATCCCTCCAGCTAAGACAGAATGATAACTAATAGGCCCCTTAACCTCTCCCATTAAAGGgtcagattgaaaaaaaaaacaccacatagAGATTTCCCTCATTTATTTAATcatccaataaaaaaacaaaatgataaagTGAATGCAGAGTCTTTGGGGTAGTTTTTGGGTAGCTCAGTCTGTCCTTTGAAGATCTCAGATGTAAACTAGTTTTAGTCTAATGACAAAagttttaatataatataagatTTCAATATCTTTGATATCTAGTTATCCAAGGTCTACATGCTAGCTCATATCATTGTTGTGATAAGTGGAAACCTTGGGTTGAATCAAATAACAGAACAAGGAGaactggagggaaaaaaaacagacactggTTGTGCTATtagaaaacatttattgtgGAGTAAAATTGTTAAATACACACATTGCTGTAAGTCTActgatgaaaaaacaacatttataacCTATACACAAAAAGATACTATCAAAATTCTACACAATTAAGAAAAAGCCAACAAACTTATTAGCCCTATTGGAAATGTTAACTtaaacacagcaaaataaaaagattcatTAGGAAAACATAATGCATTTTGAGTGAAAATGTGATAAActtaatgttattgttttatttggagACTTAGCCTACTTAGTTAACTTTGACCTCTTTTGTtaagaaattattatttttttccttttctgggtctttattttgatataaatgttgatgtaaaCTTCCAGAGGAAACAAGACTTGCTCCAGGCACCAAGCCTCAAGGCTGGACAACACAGACTCTG is part of the Labrus mixtus chromosome 16, fLabMix1.1, whole genome shotgun sequence genome and encodes:
- the nfe2l3 gene encoding nuclear factor erythroid 2-related factor 3 encodes the protein MQIAKKYLTEGLIQLTILLSLIGVRVDIDSYLSGYYSPLIEINLGPSSAYTQTPFHSLRDNLDGYSVHPKCPELDYFFASRRLLDEVRNLGSPRFPTQLNAWLVHQVSATDKADCGPSTSNNTDTSSGLESSGDEASRDSEHLLDRGQDVCQTTAERGQGPCNAGACGALKEESDAKVKEEEEPAPLTQLAHSSTLEHESLLEGITSLNLPPSIDIDQHWSNLLSLSVTDLDDLDSLVSGRVSDIDSDITSAISQDVSLHDAMVTNAVSERAEPRPDTQQRRILFRMESTSSSHSDVSPGMALGLAALPFASVCNLTGNGALGGCLDEAVFEQINQLGLEGLDTMDTQLMDCLEGIDPQVLEDLDSDSGLSLESSSGGPVSPGSSEMSSSSSSYCEDECGATGYSSEVESVPPKSITDYTTSWAPIDLSESVWHDHSYSSPALFNPPPVTFPHKGIKEEPLSDDEGPFSDEREMSRDELRARAMFIPFSVLQIVNMPVEEFLEVLDGQGFSPEQVTLLRDIRRRGKNKLAAQNCRKRKLDAITGLQEEVERLHAQRDRLLREKHLTAKTMGAVGQQIKQLTRDVLARLRDDSGQPLNPERFTLQCGANGRVVVQPVRRPAVSTSTGNKTDKRKKEKKQ